One Drosophila virilis strain 15010-1051.87 chromosome 5, Dvir_AGI_RSII-ME, whole genome shotgun sequence DNA window includes the following coding sequences:
- the LOC6626914 gene encoding uncharacterized protein, whose translation MAKLLIGFICLTALICMLATVKAAPAQSLDDDLSTADSIGVGYYVPSYYSPYYGRSSYGYGGFGGYGYGGYRGYGSYYRRPIYPVWG comes from the exons ATGGCAAAG CTCTTGATAGGCTTTATTTGCCTGACAGCTCTAATTTGCATGCTGGCAACTGTAAAAGCAGCTCCTGCACAg AGCTTGGACGACGACCTCTCTACGGCGGACAGCATAGGCGTTGGCTACTATGTGCCATCCTATTACAGTCCATATTACGGCAGAAGCAGCTATGGCTACGGCGGATTTGGCGGTTACGGCTACGGTGGCTACAGAGGTTACGGCAGCTACTATCGTCGCCCCATTTATCCGGTCTGGGGCTGA
- the SmD3 gene encoding small nuclear ribonucleoprotein Sm D3, with protein MSIGVPIKVLHEAEGHIITCETITGEVYRGKLIEAEDNMNCQMTQITVTYRDGRTANLENVYIRGSKIRFLILPDMLKNAPMFKKQTGKGLGGTAGRGKAAILRAQARGRGRGTGPAGGGRGGGGPPGAPGGGGRGAWQGGPTGGRGRGGL; from the exons ATGTCGATTGGTGTACCTATTAAAGTTCTGCACGAGGCTGAGGGCCACATAATCACTTGCGAGACAATCACCGGCGAAGTCTACCGCGGCAAGCTCATCGAGGCGGAGGACAATATGAATTGCCAAATGACACAAATTACGGTTACCTATCGGGATGGACGCACGGCCAATCTGGAGAATGTTTATATACGCGGCTCGAAGATACGTTTTCTCATACTGCCCGACATGTTAAAGAATGCGCCGATGTTTAAAAAGCAGACCGGCAAAGGGCTTGGTGGGACAGCCGGTCGCGGAAAAGCGGCAATACTTCGAGCACAGG CTCGTGGTCGAGGCAGAGGAACTGGTCCTGCTGGCGGCGGTCGAGGCGGTGGTGGACCACCAGGTGCACCCGGTGGCGGCGGACGCGGCGCCTGGCAAGGCGGCCCTACAGGCGGACGTGGACGCGGCGGCTTGTAA
- the LOC6626907 gene encoding uncharacterized protein: MLKSLFIIATILIAAVLASQQLEQDQRQHHKRQHVATHGGQLAEHNQQHSIQDAAKEHVKHGRINVPLAPHHSKTQRNGRRHKSSRSGKSSKGHQQKAHHHKKQAHKAHGHARRHH; the protein is encoded by the exons ATGCTGAAATCG TTGTTTATAATTGCCACAATCCTGATTGCCGCTGTGCTGGCAtcgcagcagctggagcaggacCAGCGGCAGCATCACAAGCGTCAGCATGTGGCCACACATGGCGGCCAGCTGGCGGAACACAATCAGCAACACAGCATACAGGATGCGGCCAAGGAGCATGTGAAGCATGGTCGCATCAATGTGCCACTGGCGCCGCATCATTCCAAGACGCAGCGCAATGGCAGACGCCACAAGTCGTCCAGGAGCGGCAAATCCTCAAAGGGCCATCAGCAAAAGGCCCATCATCACAAGAAGCAAGCGCACAAGGCGCATGGACACGCTCGCCGGCACCACTAG
- the Oda gene encoding LOW QUALITY PROTEIN: ornithine decarboxylase antizyme (The sequence of the model RefSeq protein was modified relative to this genomic sequence to represent the inferred CDS: deleted 1 base in 1 codon) has translation MALANMQSQLQQQQPESPISEDQFGDPIFSSNFVRRDFNDSGVAGCADGKLRTISTSSCATNMSTESYRISLGVGPLWWSDVPVHHRTDHDRASLLTGYSRKSSVDSAGGSLFEASSRASSPSSSSSSECSDTESHDIHSLCSEDDCQEVLRQILQHDQPVHISIKLHVTEDQSTNWMSILNPNNNILYVAFPTDFAPAGSKETFTSLLEFAEDKLEVDGIVMVMRKDQPDCHRLIEAFLFMGFEPLSRKSPKAPPAAINDNENYYFLYTIEE, from the exons ATGGCATTGGCTAACATGCAatcgcagctgcagcagcaacagccagagTCTCCCATATCAGAGGATCAGTTCGG CGACCCAATCTTTAGTAGTAACTTCGTTAGAAGAGATTTTAATGATAGCGGAGTTGCAGGATGTGCCGATGGCAAGCTCCGTACCATCTCGACTTCGTCTTGCGCCACGAACATGTCGACTGAGTCCTACCGCATCTCTCTCGGCGTAGGGCCTCTGTGGTGGTCC GATGTCCCTGTCCACCACAGAACAGATCACGATAGGGCATCGCTCTTAACGG GCTACAGCCGAAAGTCTTCGGTTGACTCGGCTGGCGGCAGCTTGTTCGAGGCCAGCTCTCGGGCATCGTCACCTTCGTCGTCTTCGTCGTCAGAATGCTCTGACACGGAGTCGCATGACATTCATTCGTTATGCTCGGAGGATGACTGCCAGGAGGTGTTGCGCCAGATCTTGCAGCATGACCAGCCAGTGCATATTTCCATCAAATTGCACGTCACTGAAGACCAGTCTACCAATTGGATGTCGATTTTGAACCCGAACAACAACATATTATACGTCGCTTTCCCCACTGATTTTGCCCCAGCCGGCTCCAAGGAGACCTTCACATCCCTCTTGGAGTTTGCCGAGGATAAGTTAGAGGTAGACGGCATTGTCATGGTAATGCGCAAGGATCAGCCGGATTGTCATCGTTTAATTGAGGCATTCCTATTCATGGGATTTGAACCGCTATCGAGAAAATCACCGAAAGCACCGCCAGCCGCAATCAACGATAATGAAAACTACTATTTCCTTTACACCATCGAGGAGTAG